The nucleotide window TATCTCCATCTGATACGTGATATCCCTATGGAATTCAGATACAACAAAACCCAGCATTATCTCTTTCTCATTCTCTTTCTCATTCTCTTTCTCTTCTTCTGCCATCCCCTTCTTTACACCCTTAATCCTTATTTTTCTCTCACATATATAACATATAACAATCACAATCGCATGGGGCATGAGAGCCATGGATTTCGTTCAGAAGCGAAAAAAGCTTTATGAAGAATGTGCGGATTTATAGAGCAGCTTCTGGTGGATAAGGGAAAGCCCTGGTATGGTACACGTTTGTGAAGAGAGATGTGGAGCGGATAAGTGAGAAGATAGCACATGTGCGTGATATCAAAGACCTGGAGCGATATGAACAGGACTTGAAGCGTTTGAAAATATACAAAAGAGGGTGAAGGAGCGAGTGGAGCAGTTTAGCAGTAAGTATTGACAGTAAATCCTTAAGCTGGATACTCTCGCACCGTGGGCGGGAGATAGGATGAGGGGAGTTTGATGCGGCAAGTGCAAAACGTGTGGTGAGCATATCAGTGATATTGAGGATGAAGTAAGGGATACTGTATATTATCATCCTGTTTGGATAATTACAATATTCATAACGCCTTTCTTCGCTATTCATCAAATATAACAGACTGTTTTTATTATAGTTAGTGGAGATGAAGGGGATAGATAGCCCGAACCCGATAGAGAGGTGCAAATTGGAGAAAGCTCCTGCGTCCACAGACCCTCATTTCGGCTGTCAGCCGGAAGGGCGTCCAATGCGGGAGTACATCGAGAAGGGCGTGGTTGTGATAGACAAGCCCGCGGGTCCCACCGCGCATGAGGTCGTATCATGGGTGAAGGGTATATTAAAGGTGAATAAAGCGGCTCATACAGGAACACTGGACCCTAAGGTCACAGGTGTACTGCCCATTCTGCTCGGTATAGCAACTAAGTTAGCCAGTGTCTTCGTCTCTGATAAGGAATATGTGTGTTTGATGAAGTTGCACGGAGAGGTGGAAGAGGATAAACTGAGAGAGGTGGTGGGAGAGTTTGAGGGTAAGATTTACCAGCGACCACCATTAAAATCCGCGGTCAAGAGAAGAATAAGAGTGAGGACCGTGCATTACATAGAGATAAAAGAGGTGGAAGGAAGGGAGGTATTGATGAAGGTGGGCTGTGAAGCCGGTACATACATAAGGATGCTCTGTCATCATATAGGACAGGCATTAGGTGTGGGTGCGCACATGGCGCAATTGAGGAGGACCAAATCGCTACCCTTTGATGAAGCTGCGCTAACGAAGCTGCAAGACCTGAAAGATGCATACGTCTTTTACGAAACGGGAGAAGAGGCACCTCTTCGTGAACTCATTATACCCATGGAATATGCACTCGGGCATCTATATTCTCTACATTGCATCA belongs to Methanophagales archaeon and includes:
- a CDS encoding RNA-guided pseudouridylation complex pseudouridine synthase subunit Cbf5 is translated as MKGIDSPNPIERCKLEKAPASTDPHFGCQPEGRPMREYIEKGVVVIDKPAGPTAHEVVSWVKGILKVNKAAHTGTLDPKVTGVLPILLGIATKLASVFVSDKEYVCLMKLHGEVEEDKLREVVGEFEGKIYQRPPLKSAVKRRIRVRTVHYIEIKEVEGREVLMKVGCEAGTYIRMLCHHIGQALGVGAHMAQLRRTKSLPFDEAALTKLQDLKDAYVFYETGEEAPLRELIIPMEYALGHLYSLHCIIVKDTAVDALCHGADLAAPGISRIEEGINIGNPVVMYTYKGEAVCAGRALMCSEEMLRAEEGICVNTDKVFMKPGTYMRVWKNRAEVAEW